A genomic region of Exiguobacterium oxidotolerans JCM 12280 contains the following coding sequences:
- a CDS encoding MazG nucleotide pyrophosphohydrolase domain-containing protein produces the protein MQEMILLQQKVDETIRALGGYFRPLSGLARLIEEVGEVGEALEKEDMTLLCAELVDVLMISTCLSNQYVTDLASEHQQLKTEQDEVDASFYRLVHEAGQVARVMNGYEGDKPPKKTDATLTVGTSLARLQRELFRFARPLGLDLLKEIDRTNEKNLVRDSKRFALTRDPITEATIDHYRSATGSEERLWGAPVYEAERSLEENVQQALPSLRRFLRCARTEGIEAFVLEAPIERSDQLVAVKEQAEEIGRIIKEQTPLSFKEAPYRIDVYASQLGPVSPFHSEDEHRMFLLLYIDA, from the coding sequence ATGCAGGAGATGATTCTACTTCAACAAAAAGTCGATGAAACGATTCGAGCGTTAGGTGGTTATTTTCGTCCGCTCTCTGGCCTCGCGCGCTTGATTGAAGAAGTCGGGGAAGTGGGAGAAGCGTTAGAAAAAGAGGACATGACGTTACTGTGTGCCGAACTCGTCGACGTGTTAATGATTTCAACATGTCTGTCAAACCAATACGTGACCGATTTAGCCTCAGAGCATCAGCAGTTGAAAACAGAACAGGACGAAGTGGACGCCTCGTTTTACCGCCTCGTTCATGAAGCAGGTCAGGTCGCCCGGGTCATGAACGGCTACGAAGGAGACAAGCCACCGAAAAAGACAGATGCAACGCTTACGGTCGGTACGTCACTCGCCCGTCTGCAGCGTGAGTTGTTCCGGTTTGCCCGTCCATTAGGTCTTGATTTGTTAAAAGAAATCGATCGGACGAATGAAAAGAACCTTGTGCGTGACAGTAAGCGTTTCGCGTTGACACGAGACCCCATTACGGAAGCGACGATTGATCATTACCGGAGCGCGACCGGCAGTGAGGAGCGACTCTGGGGTGCGCCCGTGTATGAAGCGGAACGTTCCTTAGAAGAGAACGTCCAACAGGCACTACCGTCGTTGCGACGCTTCTTACGGTGTGCTCGTACTGAGGGAATCGAGGCATTTGTTCTGGAAGCACCGATTGAGCGAAGTGATCAATTGGTCGCCGTCAAAGAACAGGCAGAAGAAATCGGACGAATCATCAAGGAACAAACCCCTTTGTCCTTTAAAGAAGCCCCGTACCGAATCGATGTATATGCTTCACAGTTAGGGCCGGTGTCACCGTTTCACTCAGAGGACGAACACCGGATGTTTTTGTTGCTTTATATTGATGCGTAA
- the ytvI gene encoding sporulation integral membrane protein YtvI has product MSTERLWQLARFIGVILALFLTGFIIIRLSSLMYPFVFAFLLALLSRPLVDFFQKRLRLNRGWGALLSIILMSGLLIGSLVLIVMQLIRGLVFVANQLPDQIQELSLYFQKLYNDKLAPMWNDASEALQSLGPSQQNTVQNSIESLGSSLASFIGEGSKSIATMLQSVLATLPSIALILVIVLLAWFFLAKDWHKYEIRMKQYEMFPWFARAETVVSSLRSALFGYIKAQLTLITITFFIVLIGLLILGVDHPFAIAFIAAFFDILPYLGTGSVFLPWIAYSIITGDTGLAIGLGILYAVVILQRNIMEPKIVGDNIGIQPITALIALFVGIKFFGVFGLILGPLVAVIIKALYNAQIFHYLWDFIKGSPTPFR; this is encoded by the coding sequence GTGTCGACTGAACGTCTTTGGCAATTGGCTCGTTTCATCGGTGTCATACTCGCCTTGTTTCTCACAGGTTTTATCATCATCCGCCTGTCTTCGTTGATGTATCCGTTCGTCTTCGCATTTTTATTAGCCCTACTCAGTCGTCCGCTTGTCGACTTTTTCCAAAAACGTCTTCGACTCAACCGTGGTTGGGGTGCGTTATTGTCCATCATCTTAATGAGCGGTCTTTTGATTGGTTCACTCGTCTTGATTGTCATGCAACTGATTCGAGGACTCGTCTTTGTCGCCAATCAACTCCCGGACCAAATCCAGGAACTTAGTCTCTATTTCCAAAAGCTCTACAATGACAAATTGGCCCCGATGTGGAACGACGCTTCGGAAGCGCTCCAATCACTCGGTCCATCACAACAGAATACGGTTCAAAACAGTATCGAGTCACTCGGAAGCTCACTTGCAAGCTTCATCGGTGAAGGATCTAAAAGTATCGCCACGATGTTACAAAGTGTGTTAGCGACCTTACCTTCAATCGCCTTGATTCTCGTCATCGTCCTGCTCGCCTGGTTTTTCCTTGCGAAAGACTGGCACAAATATGAAATCAGGATGAAACAGTACGAGATGTTTCCCTGGTTCGCACGTGCAGAAACGGTCGTTTCGAGTCTTCGGTCCGCCCTATTTGGCTACATCAAAGCCCAATTGACACTGATTACGATTACATTTTTCATCGTCTTGATCGGTCTTTTGATTCTCGGTGTCGATCATCCGTTTGCGATTGCTTTCATCGCCGCTTTCTTTGACATCTTGCCGTACCTAGGTACAGGATCTGTCTTTTTACCGTGGATTGCTTATTCGATCATCACAGGAGATACGGGACTTGCGATCGGACTTGGTATTCTGTATGCAGTCGTCATTTTGCAGCGTAATATCATGGAACCGAAAATCGTCGGTGACAATATCGGCATCCAGCCGATTACGGCACTTATCGCCTTGTTCGTCGGGATTAAATTTTTCGGGGTCTTCGGTCTGATCCTCGGACCGCTCGTCGCCGTCATCATCAAAGCGTTATATAATGCACAAATCTTTCATTATTTATGGGACTTTATTAAAGGATCACCCACACCATTCCGGTGA
- the ptsP gene encoding phosphoenolpyruvate--protein phosphotransferase: protein MAQHIKGIGASAGIAIAKAFVMETPVFDIPNNKIEDSAAEKERFQAAIAQSKGELEIIRENTLKELGADKAEIFSAHLLILEDPEIVSQVNAKIDEDKTNAAQALDEVAQMMVTIFESMDNEYMRERAADVRDVTKRTMAHLLGITFVTPAQINEEVIIIAEDLTPSDTAQLNRKYAKGFATNIGGRTSHSAIMSRSLEIPAVVGTKVVLTEVKHGDFLILDGAEGDVIVNPSSEQIAEYEEKRSAYIAQKEEWKKLKNEKTVTADGHHVELAANIGTPNDVKGVLENGAEAVGLYRTEFLYMDAETFPTEDEQFTAYKTVLESMGDKKVVIRTLDIGGDKELSYLDLPHEMNPFLGYRAIRLCLDQTDLFRTQLRALLRASAYGKLAVMFPMIATLEEFRDAKALLLEEKANLQSEGVTVSDDIEVGMMVEIPATAVMAKQFAKEVDFFSVGTNDLIQYTMAADRMNEKVSYLYQPFNPAILNLLNNVITEAHKAGKWVGMCGEMAGEELALPILLGLGLDEFSMSASSVLRARSLMTRLNKTECEAIVDQVLDMDTAEDVVNFLSTTFDIKK from the coding sequence ATGGCACAACATATCAAGGGAATTGGCGCTTCTGCAGGGATCGCGATTGCAAAGGCGTTCGTGATGGAAACACCTGTCTTTGACATTCCAAACAATAAAATCGAGGATTCAGCGGCTGAAAAAGAACGGTTCCAGGCAGCGATCGCTCAATCAAAAGGTGAACTCGAAATCATCCGTGAGAACACATTAAAAGAACTCGGTGCAGACAAAGCAGAAATCTTCTCCGCTCACTTGTTGATCCTTGAAGATCCTGAAATCGTCAGCCAAGTCAACGCAAAAATCGACGAGGACAAAACGAACGCAGCGCAAGCACTCGACGAAGTCGCACAAATGATGGTGACAATCTTTGAATCGATGGACAACGAGTACATGCGCGAACGTGCAGCTGACGTCCGTGACGTAACAAAACGGACAATGGCACATCTTCTCGGTATTACATTCGTCACACCTGCACAAATCAACGAAGAAGTCATCATCATCGCAGAAGACTTAACACCATCAGACACTGCCCAACTCAACCGGAAGTACGCAAAAGGTTTTGCGACGAACATCGGTGGACGGACGTCGCACTCGGCGATCATGTCACGTTCTCTTGAAATTCCAGCAGTCGTCGGGACAAAAGTCGTCTTGACTGAAGTCAAACACGGTGATTTCTTGATTCTTGACGGAGCGGAAGGCGATGTCATCGTCAACCCTTCAAGCGAACAAATCGCAGAGTACGAAGAAAAACGCTCCGCATATATCGCTCAAAAAGAAGAATGGAAAAAACTCAAAAACGAAAAAACAGTTACAGCAGACGGTCATCACGTCGAGCTTGCAGCGAACATCGGAACACCAAACGATGTCAAAGGTGTGCTTGAGAACGGTGCGGAAGCAGTCGGTCTCTACCGGACGGAGTTCCTCTACATGGATGCGGAAACGTTCCCGACGGAAGATGAGCAATTCACAGCATACAAAACAGTTCTCGAGTCGATGGGCGATAAAAAAGTTGTCATCCGGACACTTGATATCGGTGGAGATAAAGAACTTTCATACCTCGATCTCCCACACGAAATGAACCCGTTCCTTGGTTACCGTGCAATTCGTCTTTGCCTGGACCAAACAGACTTGTTCCGGACACAACTTCGTGCGTTGCTTCGCGCAAGTGCATACGGCAAACTTGCTGTCATGTTCCCGATGATCGCGACACTCGAAGAATTCCGTGATGCAAAAGCGTTACTTCTTGAAGAAAAAGCGAACCTTCAAAGTGAAGGTGTAACGGTTTCTGACGACATCGAAGTCGGAATGATGGTCGAAATTCCAGCGACAGCAGTCATGGCGAAACAATTCGCGAAAGAAGTCGACTTCTTCTCTGTCGGAACAAACGACTTGATTCAATACACGATGGCGGCAGACCGGATGAACGAAAAAGTTTCGTATCTCTACCAACCGTTCAACCCTGCCATCTTGAACCTCTTAAACAACGTCATCACAGAAGCACACAAAGCCGGTAAATGGGTCGGTATGTGTGGTGAAATGGCTGGAGAAGAACTCGCACTTCCAATCCTCCTCGGACTCGGACTCGACGAATTCTCAATGTCTGCTTCTTCTGTCCTTCGCGCACGTAGCTTGATGACGCGCCTGAACAAAACAGAGTGTGAAGCAATCGTTGATCAAGTCCTCGACATGGATACAGCCGAAGACGTCGTTAACTTCCTCAGCACGACATTCGATATTAAAAAATAA
- a CDS encoding DUF429 domain-containing protein: MRVTGIDAAKAGWVAVSIEKGRFSYQIVEHLDQLESGDVLYIDMPIGLETDTRRIVDQLLRNELKPGRTSSVFNAPLVSALDACDYATANAQSKQAAGLGLSKQAWYLLPKIREARSYYRNGMYESHPEVCFARLTGHPARHNKKTVEGIKERIELLRQFACPAFWEQSVKGVATDDWIDACLLAVAATCPVEYLPNHRPIDTTGHPLYAAAPKKSPSPEWCG; encoded by the coding sequence ATGCGCGTCACCGGGATTGACGCAGCAAAAGCCGGCTGGGTCGCTGTCTCGATTGAAAAGGGTCGGTTTTCCTATCAAATCGTCGAACACCTCGATCAACTCGAAAGTGGCGACGTGCTCTACATCGACATGCCGATCGGACTTGAAACAGACACAAGACGAATCGTCGATCAGTTGTTACGAAATGAGCTGAAGCCGGGGCGGACGAGTAGTGTCTTCAATGCACCATTAGTGTCGGCGCTTGATGCATGTGACTATGCCACCGCGAACGCGCAGTCAAAACAAGCGGCAGGACTTGGCTTATCAAAACAAGCCTGGTACTTGTTACCGAAGATTCGGGAAGCGCGTAGTTATTACCGGAACGGGATGTACGAGTCGCATCCGGAAGTTTGTTTTGCTCGCTTGACCGGTCACCCGGCCCGCCATAACAAAAAGACGGTCGAGGGGATAAAGGAGCGGATAGAATTGTTACGGCAGTTCGCATGTCCTGCTTTTTGGGAACAATCCGTCAAAGGGGTTGCGACTGACGACTGGATTGATGCCTGTCTGCTTGCCGTCGCAGCGACTTGTCCGGTGGAATATCTCCCGAACCATCGACCGATTGATACGACGGGTCATCCCTTATATGCGGCAGCACCAAAAAAATCACCCTCACCGGAATGGTGTGGGTGA
- a CDS encoding MDR family MFS transporter, protein MASTTTETKTKTNYVVLGLLIGILVAAMDNTIVATAMPTIVSELNGFDQYAWVTSAYMIATVAGMPIFGKLSDMYGRKRFFLFGMLLFIAGSILCGVADSITELSIYRAVQGLGGGALMPIAFTIIFDIFPPEKRGKVSGLFGAVFGISSIFGPLLGAVLTDAINWRWVFYINIPLGLIALALVSLFYKESPIHRTQKIDYAGAATLVAGLVTFLLGLELGGKEYAWSSPQILGLFGASLALFILFGLIERRAADPVITFSLFSRRLFAATQGVAFFYGFVFISASVFIPIFVQGVFGGSATNSGLILMPMLIASVVSAQLGGRLPNKYGFRNVMMLSAVFFVLGVYLLSTMSLETTRTAVTIYMIILGFGVGFSFSLLNLASINGIEMKRRGAATSMGSTFRTIGMTLGVTILGIVQSRTFTSSVSEQLPGGSAPDGGQFPTAAAFAKMPPEVATAIKTALADSISSVYMWALIPAILGVIFVFFMGNERPILKEEQGDRPQTKQA, encoded by the coding sequence ATGGCTTCGACTACAACAGAAACAAAGACAAAGACAAATTATGTCGTGCTTGGATTATTGATCGGGATTTTAGTAGCGGCGATGGACAATACGATTGTTGCAACAGCAATGCCGACGATTGTCAGTGAACTGAATGGTTTTGATCAATATGCCTGGGTCACGTCCGCTTATATGATCGCGACGGTCGCGGGGATGCCAATTTTCGGTAAGTTAAGTGACATGTATGGGCGGAAACGATTTTTCTTATTCGGTATGTTGCTCTTCATCGCAGGGAGTATCCTCTGTGGTGTCGCAGATTCGATTACAGAGTTATCGATTTATCGTGCTGTTCAAGGACTAGGTGGCGGTGCCTTGATGCCGATTGCCTTTACGATCATCTTTGATATTTTCCCACCAGAAAAACGAGGGAAAGTCAGTGGCTTGTTCGGAGCAGTCTTCGGGATTTCAAGTATTTTCGGACCATTGCTTGGAGCCGTTTTGACGGACGCAATTAACTGGCGCTGGGTGTTTTATATCAACATTCCACTTGGTTTAATTGCATTGGCGCTCGTTTCTCTATTCTATAAAGAATCACCGATTCACCGGACTCAAAAAATTGATTATGCGGGTGCCGCGACATTGGTCGCTGGATTAGTCACGTTCCTGCTCGGGCTTGAACTCGGTGGGAAAGAGTACGCGTGGAGTTCACCACAAATTCTTGGATTATTTGGCGCATCACTCGCATTGTTCATTCTCTTTGGTCTGATTGAACGCCGGGCGGCTGATCCGGTCATTACGTTCAGTCTGTTCAGTCGTCGCCTGTTCGCAGCGACGCAAGGGGTCGCATTCTTTTATGGATTCGTCTTCATCTCCGCAAGTGTCTTCATTCCGATTTTCGTCCAAGGTGTCTTTGGCGGCAGTGCGACAAACTCGGGTCTGATCTTGATGCCGATGTTGATTGCTTCAGTAGTTTCGGCGCAACTCGGAGGACGTCTCCCGAATAAATACGGGTTCCGAAATGTCATGATGCTCTCGGCCGTGTTCTTTGTTCTTGGTGTTTATTTATTAAGTACGATGTCACTTGAGACGACACGGACTGCCGTTACAATCTATATGATCATCTTAGGTTTTGGTGTCGGCTTCAGTTTCTCTTTATTGAATCTTGCAAGCATCAATGGCATCGAGATGAAACGTCGTGGTGCGGCGACATCGATGGGTTCGACGTTCCGGACAATCGGGATGACACTCGGTGTAACGATTCTCGGAATCGTTCAATCACGGACGTTTACGTCATCTGTTAGTGAACAATTACCTGGCGGCAGCGCACCGGACGGTGGACAGTTCCCGACAGCAGCAGCATTTGCGAAGATGCCACCGGAAGTGGCGACAGCGATTAAAACAGCACTTGCAGATTCGATTTCCTCTGTTTATATGTGGGCGTTGATTCCGGCGATACTGGGTGTCATCTTCGTGTTCTTCATGGGTAATGAACGGCCAATCTTAAAAGAAGAACAAGGCGATCGACCACAAACGAAACAAGCATAA
- a CDS encoding leucyl aminopeptidase — MRLKQVDQQADIEVLVVGISGNAQMEERIQALYPERFDEWVRGGDISTKQGELRLLPTLTGTIARVLFVGLGKADHLSQDELRRLLGKAAQFLKVRKLSNVTVDAATFPGKPAELIAETFALATYDVKHYKTGPSTSYELDLTIWSDEGEQEAVRGHALAEATNLARRLVTMPGNILTAPALADEARFIAERHGHALKVIEKEEMEALGMGAMLAVNQGSTIPPKMIVLEYKGARDAAPIAVVGKGVTFDTGGYSIKPKDGIVGMKGDMGGAAAVLGLFEALGRLKPNVNVLGVIPATDNMISGDAFKPDDVITSMAGKTIEVLNTDAEGRLVLADAVTYAKEYNPKMIIDLATLTGGVLVALGTEITGALTNDQALYSRFETITKETNEMIWQMPYVDQFIKQVRRSEVADLNNSPGRMGHMIFGGAFVGEFVGKTPWLHLDIAGTSEQKSASELGPKGATGVMVRSLYRFAEQEG; from the coding sequence ATGCGATTAAAACAAGTAGATCAGCAAGCAGACATCGAAGTACTCGTCGTCGGTATCTCAGGAAATGCACAAATGGAAGAACGGATTCAGGCACTTTATCCGGAGCGGTTTGATGAGTGGGTCCGCGGTGGAGATATTTCGACGAAACAAGGCGAACTCCGGTTATTGCCGACGTTGACGGGGACGATTGCCCGTGTGTTATTTGTCGGTCTTGGTAAAGCGGACCATCTATCACAAGATGAATTACGTCGGCTGTTAGGAAAAGCCGCCCAATTTTTAAAAGTCCGGAAGCTATCGAACGTCACGGTTGATGCTGCGACATTCCCGGGCAAACCTGCCGAGTTGATCGCTGAGACGTTTGCACTTGCTACATATGACGTCAAGCACTACAAAACAGGGCCAAGCACTTCGTACGAACTCGATTTGACGATTTGGTCCGATGAAGGGGAGCAAGAAGCAGTACGCGGGCATGCCCTCGCTGAAGCAACGAATTTAGCCCGTCGTCTCGTCACGATGCCTGGGAACATCCTGACGGCGCCGGCACTCGCTGACGAAGCTCGTTTCATTGCGGAACGTCATGGACATGCGTTAAAAGTCATTGAAAAAGAAGAAATGGAAGCACTCGGCATGGGGGCGATGCTTGCCGTCAATCAAGGCTCGACGATCCCTCCGAAAATGATCGTCCTCGAATATAAAGGGGCGCGTGATGCAGCACCAATCGCCGTCGTCGGAAAAGGTGTCACGTTCGATACAGGTGGTTACTCGATTAAACCGAAAGACGGTATCGTCGGCATGAAGGGGGACATGGGGGGAGCAGCAGCCGTCCTCGGCTTATTCGAAGCCCTCGGTCGACTTAAGCCGAACGTCAACGTCCTTGGAGTGATTCCGGCAACGGACAATATGATTTCAGGTGATGCCTTCAAACCGGACGATGTCATTACATCGATGGCTGGAAAAACGATTGAAGTCTTGAATACGGATGCGGAAGGTCGTCTCGTCTTAGCGGACGCTGTCACCTATGCAAAAGAATACAATCCGAAAATGATCATTGATCTCGCGACATTGACGGGTGGAGTGCTCGTTGCGCTCGGGACAGAAATCACGGGAGCCTTAACGAACGACCAAGCTTTGTACAGCCGTTTTGAAACCATCACAAAAGAGACGAACGAGATGATTTGGCAGATGCCGTACGTCGATCAATTCATTAAACAAGTGCGCCGGTCGGAAGTCGCTGATTTAAATAACTCACCGGGACGGATGGGACACATGATCTTTGGCGGAGCGTTCGTTGGTGAATTCGTCGGGAAAACGCCATGGCTCCATCTTGATATCGCCGGAACATCAGAGCAAAAATCAGCATCGGAGCTTGGTCCAAAAGGTGCGACAGGTGTCATGGTTCGAAGTCTGTACCGGTTCGCTGAACAAGAAGGATGA